The Malus domestica chromosome 10, GDT2T_hap1 genome contains a region encoding:
- the LOC114827684 gene encoding uncharacterized protein: protein MAPPRTKYAIPEGWVMQKKVEGDGTEVECFVCIATGHEFCTYNGMMRYVHYAREASIYSPDFSPPKKVASSKRGSNAPKEVGNSKEGSNAPKEVGSSNRGRNALKEVGSFKQGSNPSSNLKIDHKLSLKKKKPVISKPANLFLSPLSSLVYPLTRGDCL from the exons ATGGCACCACCGAGGACTAAGTATGCGATTCCAGAGGGCTGGGTGATGCAGAAGAAGGTTGAGGGTGATGGGACTGAGGTCGAG TGCTTCGTCTGTATTGCAACAGGACACGAATTTTGTACCTATAATGGGATGATGCGGTATGTGCACTATGCTAGAGAAGCTTCCATCTACTCACCG GATTTCAGTCCACCGAAGAAAGTAGCGAGCTCTAAGCGGGGAAGCAATGCACCGAAGGAAGTAGGGAACTCTAAGGAGGGAAGCAATGCACCGAAGGAAGTAGGGAGCTCTAACCGGGGAAGGAATGCATTGAAGGAAGTAGGGAGCTTTAAGCAGGGAAGCAATCCGAGCTCAAATTTGAAAATAGATCACAAGCTCTCTCTTAAAAAGAAGAAACCAGTTATTTCAAAACCCGCTAATTTGTTTCTCTCCCCTCTCTCGTCCCTGGTCTACCCCCTAACCCGTGGGGATTGTTTGTAA
- the LOC103412182 gene encoding protein LOW PSII ACCUMULATION 1, chloroplastic has translation MASVANSPFYILKPPNHTHYKLSSGIRTTLWSFSCSNAQFLTLQTSKHKSSTITCFATDKQTSSTEISSTARIRSEVLTPFRSVRMFFYLAFIASGGLGGLIATTQLIAALTNPSRALDAPEIAKGLGIDLGAVSLFAFLYLRENKAKNAQIARLSREENLSNLKLRVSEKTVIPVSSLRGIARLVICAGPASFITESFNRSEPFTEGLVERGVLVVPLATDGNMPSFEFEESEEAKDITTKRKRLWQLTPIYVTEWTNWLDEQKKLAGVTSDSPVYISLRLDGRVRGSGVGYPPWNAFVAQLPPVKGMWSGLLDGFDGRV, from the exons ATGGCTTCTGTGGCAAATTCTCCCTTCTACATTCTCAAACCTCCAAATCACACTCACTACAAACTCAGCAGTGGAATCAGAACCACCCTCTGGTCATTCTCTTGTAGCAATGCACAATTTCTCACTCTGCAGACCTCAAAGCACAAGTCTTCAACCATCACATGCTTTGCAACTGATAAGCAAACTTCTTCTACCGAAATCAG TTCCACAGCCAGGATTAGGAGTGAAGTTCTCACTCCCTTTCGCTCCGTTCGAATGTTTTTCTATCTTGCTTTCATTGCAAGTGGTGGTTTAGGAGGATTAATAGCAACCACACAGTTAATTGCAGCACTAACAAATCCATCAAGAGCACTCGACGCCCCCGAAATTGCAAAGGGTCTTGGCATAGACCTTGGAGCAGTGTCTCTCTTTGCATTCTTGTATTTGAGGGAGAACAAGgccaagaatgcacagattgcCAGGCTCTCTCGAGAGGAAAATCTTTCAAATCTCAAGCTTCGTGTTTCTGAAAAGACGGTCATTCCTGTTAGCTCTTTGAGAGGGATTGCTCGGCTTGTAATATGCGCTGGCCCTGCATCGTTCATCACAGAATCGTTCAACCGAAGTGAGCCTTTCACCGAAGGGCTTGTGGAAAGAGGAGTGCTTGTTGTGCCCTTGGCTACGGATGGAAACATGCCTAGTTTTGAGTTTGAAGAAAGTGAAGAGGCTAAGGATATTACTACAAAGAGGAAAAGACTCTGGCAGCTAACTCCAATTTATGTTACTGAATGGACCAA CTGGTTGGACGAACAAAAGAAGCTGGCCGGTGTCACCTCTGACTCTCCCGT ATATATATCTCTTCGCCTGGATGGTCGTGTTCGTGGCAGTGGCGTTGGTTACCCACCTTGGAATGCTTTCGTTGCACAGTTACCACCTGTCAAGGGAATGTGGTCTGGTCTTCTCGACGGGTTTGATGGAAGagtttaa
- the LOC103412183 gene encoding photosystem I reaction center subunit IV B, chloroplastic, with protein sequence MASCGMASAASGFVVAPNVATTNSGSASSRSSMLFFPSKPNTNTRSNARFVIRAAEEAAAPPAATTTAPEGAATPKPKPPPIGPKRGTKVKILRRESYWFKGIGSVVAVDQDPNTRYPVVVRFNKVNYANVSTNNYALDEIEEVK encoded by the exons ATGGCTAGCTGTGGCATGGCATCAGCTGCCTCAGGCTTTGTGGTAGCACCAAACGTTGCAACCACCAACTCAGGCTCAGCTTCCAGCCGGAGTAGCATGCTGTTTTTCCCTTCAAAACCCAACACCAACACCAGAAGCAATGCCAGGTTTGTGATCAGGGCAGCTGAAGAAGCCGCTGCGCCTCCGGCCGCCACCACGACTGCACCAGAGGGGGCAGCTACCCCTAAGCCAAAGCCACCACCAATTGGACCCAAGAGAGGCACTAAG GTGAAGATTCTTAGGAGGGAATCCTACTGGTTCAAAGGCATTGGATCTGTTGTGGCTGTGGATCAG GATCCGAATACCCGTTACCCTGTCGTGGTCCGATTCAACAAAGTTAACTATGCCAATGTGTCCACAAATAACTATGCTTTGGACGAGATTGAAGAAGTTAAATGA